Proteins encoded within one genomic window of Episyrphus balteatus chromosome 1, idEpiBalt1.1, whole genome shotgun sequence:
- the LOC129921200 gene encoding ATP-dependent DNA helicase 2 subunit 1, which translates to MSDWRPNEDSSDSEDEESNVDIRGREAIIFVLDGFLFKTPERFQEATQLIRDAFLSGLIINDKDLIGIVFDNTKESPAPKEADVLKNIVVPSNCALFLPLRQLNKDIVEYFLSFTEENFFDYDTKYGVSEGKFASMIRLCGNMFQQCGVKLSSQTIVYFSDRETPHEPGSQEFQKAIQRASDMEGQNIEFNLIPMIDDFDYDRFYREFIALSKDIDMESFEPTDPKLAREMISDRKLKLDINKRCLGHVNWNLGSNLELSVKFYNYYRKSVYPKRVALKRDDNSIITAKIENFIDKKDEENGVTIRREMRSDDVEYVITCGAEEVRVQEAEMFKIKYPHQPILQLVGFKDRSVLKKDHFIRQCSFIYPDDEKISGSAKLFTALWMRCLENEKIAVCIFIPRRKSKLSYVALVPVTSADSDSPNPSTSINGDGFRVVFLPFAEELHQYNFKEWDIEVNPSEEGQEILKKIMKKLKVKYIPSKIKDPALDEIQSRLLALAFDIKTEGGGDIQMPDTQKQDERIEQFFDDFVNIFGVEDAAEKRKAPSAANKPSAKIPKISEQDLSAGFIDSLIANGKLDSLNKEQLCNFLKANNAKFTKSMTKGVLIEKVMEVRNI; encoded by the exons ATGTCTGATTGGAGACCAAATGAAGATTCCTCCGATTCGGAAGATGAGGAATCCAATGTCGATATTCGAGGTCGTGAGGCTATCATTTTCGTTTTGGATGGATTCCTTTTCAAAACACCAGAACGTTTCCAAGAAGCCACACAATTAATACGCGATGCCTTCCTTTCTGGTCTGATAATCAACGATAAAGATCTTATTGGAATTGTTTTCGATAACACAAAAGAGTCCCCGGCTCCCAAAGAAGCCGATGTTCTAAAGAACATAGTCGTGCCATCCAATTGTGCATTGTTCCTTCCACTTCGTCAATTGAACAAAGACATTGTCGAATACTTTCTCAGTTTTACCGAAGAGAACTTCTTTGACTATGACACTAAATATGGTGTTAGTGAGGGCAAGTTTGCCAGCATGATTCGATTGTGTGGCAATATGTTCCAACAATGTGGTGTCAAACTATCTAGTCAGACAATTGTGTACTTTTCTGATCGAGAGACACCCCACGAACCAGGATCACAGGAATTCCAAAAGGCAATTCAAAGAGCCTCCGATATGGAAGGacaaaatattgaattcaatttgattCCTATGATTGATGATTTCGATTATGATCGATTCTATAGGGAGTTTATTGCGCTATCCAAAG ACATCGATATGGAGAGTTTCGAACCAACAGACCCAAAGCTAGCTCGAGAAATGATATCCGATCGAAAACTTAAATTGGACATCAACAAACGCTGCTTGGGACATGTCAATTGGAACCTTGGCAGCAACCTAGAACTCTCGGTGAAATTCTACAATTACTATCGCAAATCCGTTTATCCCAAGAGAGTTGCCCTAAAACGTGATGATAACTCTATCATCACTGCGAAAATAGAAAACTTCATTGACAAGAAGGATGAAGAAAATGGAGTAACGATCAGACGGGAAATGCGCAGCGATGACGTGGAATACGTGATAACCTGCGGAGCCGAAGAAGTTCGAGTCCAAGAAGCCGAAATGTTTAAGATCAAATACCCCCATCAACCGATCCTGCAGTTGGTTGGCTTCAAAGACCGGTCGGTGCTTAAGAAAGACCATTTCATTCGGCAATGTTCTTTTATTTATCCagatgatgaaaaaatttctgGTTCAGCCAAGTTATTTACTGCCCTCTGGATGAGGTGTTTGGAGAATGAAAAGATTGCTGTTTGTATCTTCATTCCCAGAAGAAAATCCAAACTCTCATATGTTGCCCTTGTGCCGGTCACATCGGCGGACAGTGATAGCCCAAATCCCAGTACTTCAATAAATGGTGATGGCTTTAGAGTGGTATTTCTTCCATTTGCTGAAGAACTCCATCAATATAATTTCAAAGAATGGGATATTGAAGTCAATCCTTCTGAAGAGGGACAAGAAATTCTCAAGAAAATCATGAAGAAGCTCAAAGTCAAATATATTCCAAGTAAAATCAAAGATCCAGCATTGGATGAAATTCAATCCAGATTGCTTGCTCTAGCATTTGATATTAAAACTGAAGGTGGCGGTGACATTCAAATGCCTGACACTCAAAAGCAAGATGAACGTATTGAACAGTTTTTCGATGATTTTGTCAATATTTTCGGTGTGGAGGATGCCGCTGAGAAGAGAAAAGCACCAAGTGCGGCTAATAAACCATCAGCTAAAATTCCGAAAATATCGGAACAAGATTTGAGTGCTGGATTCATTGATAGTCTTATTGCAAATGGTAAGTTGGATTCACTAAATAAGGAGCAgttgtgtaattttttgaagGCAAATAATGCTAAATTTACCAAGTCCATGACCAAAGGAGTCTTGATTGAAAAAGTGATGGAAGTACGAAACATTTAA